CACCTGTTCCGCCTCGAAGCTTTGCTCAAGCGCACGCATAGCAGCCTCATGGCACACAGCTTGGATTTCGGCACCCGAATAGCCGTCCGTCAGCTCCACCAACTTATCCACCTGCACATCCTTGGCCAGCGGCATGGTGCGCAGTTTTATGTGTAAGATTTCGCTGCGAGCATCGGCCTTGGGCAGGCCCACGTAGAGTATGCGATCGATGCGTCCGGGACGTAGTAGCGCCTTGTCTATCAGGTCGGGCCGATTGGTGGCCGCCACAATGGTGACATTCTGCAAGGCCTCAACGCCATCCAGTTCGGTGAGGAGTTGGGTGAGAACGCGCTCTTTGACGGACGAaccggagccggagccagagccatcgCCTTCAGCTCTTTCGCCGCCAATGGCATCGATTTCGTCGAAGAAGACTATCGAGGGTGCCACCTGGCGTGCCTTGCGGAACACCTCGCGCACCGCACGCTCCGACTCACCCACCCACATGGAGAAGAGCTCCGGCCCCTTGATAGAGAGAAAGTTCAGCTTGCTCTCGGTGGCCAGGGCCTTGGCAATCATCGTCTTGGAGCAGCCGGGCGGTCCAAACATGAGAATGCCACGCGGTGGCTTGATGCCCAGACGCTGGAACTTCTCCGCATGCAGCAGTGGCCATTCGATGGCCTGTTGCATGGCCAGCCGCAGCTCGGACTGGCCGCCAATGTCCGACCACTGTACATTGGGGCACTCGATGAGCACTTCGCGCATGGCCGATGGTTTAACACTGATGAGAGCTTCCTGCAGGTGTTTCAGCTGCAGAGCTTGTGGCTGGGCCTGCAGCATGGCGGTGTACACCAAATTCGCCAGATCGGCGCCCACATAGCCATGGCTAATGGTGGCAATTTGTGCCACATCTTCAGTGCTCAGGTGATGCTCCACCGACTGAATCAGACACTGGATGATGGCCTGACGTGCCTGCGGGCTGGGTACACCCAATTCCAGTTCACTGTCCAGGCGTCCGGCTCTCCGTATACTCGGGTGCAGGGCATCGATTTGCGAGCTGGTGGCCAGCAGGAAGGTGCGACTGCCACGGAGTTGCCGGGGACTGCTCAGTTGGTCCAGCAGCGAGAGAAACGCCAGGGAGACACGCTTGACCAGATCATTGCTCTCCTGCTTGGGACAAAGATTGTGCACATCCTCgatgagcagcagcgtcgGTTGCGGGTAATGGGCGTACGCGCGCTCGAAGATTGCTGCTAGATTTTGTTCCGTTTCGCCAAGGAACTTGCTGTACACCTCGCCGCTATTGATGCGTATGATTTGGACATTCCTCTGGCTGCGTTCCTCAGCGACGGCGGTCATGGCCTCCAAGACCATGGACTTGCCGCAGCCAGTGGCGCCATACAGCAGCATGCCACGCGATACCTTCAGGCCTAAGAGAACATTGGGAATGTTACGTGTTTGAGGCGAATATCTGGAGCCACTCACCTGCTGGCACTGTTCTCAGGCCGAGCGCATACTCCATGCTCTCCTCCACTAGCTCCACTTGCTTGTCCAATCCTCCAATTTGGGATTTTGTAATGCGAAAGGAACTCGTCTGCTccttgagctgctgctcctcatcctcctggGGTATTAATTGTACCCGTGTAACATTTGTCACCTGTACAAACTGCAGCGGCTTGGCCTCCAGACTGAGACTAGCCAGTGCATCCTCCACAGCGCCCTGCCAGCTCTCCAGGCGAAACGTCAGCGACTTGTtgaagaaatttaaatgaattttagtGCCCTGGCAGTAGATTTGATTGACCATGGCACGCTGCAGCAAGGCGGTGGCATCTTTCAGCTGTCCAGACTTTAGCCGCGATTCGCTGATAAGCCTCAGGGAGATGCTGCCAGCGGCTGTCAGGCATTTGGTGTCCAATGGTCGGATTTTCAGCAGCTTGCCGCGCAAATTCGCgaaatttgatttgtaatCTACAAAATAATTTAGCGATAAATAGCAACAATCTTAGGGTTTCGATTCCTACCGTTGTCTGTGACAAACACTGTGGTTAGGAACTGCTCCGACACGGGCCACACAATTCGCACCAGCGGCTCCTGTGACGTGGATTCAATCACCACGTGCTGGCCAATGTGGAGCTGGGATAGCCGCATGGCACCCTCTGATACAAACACTAGCATGTTGGTATACTTTGCTGGCAAATCTTTCAGGGATTCCACTTCAAAGTTGCGCTGCTGCAGGCTCCTCGTGTACAGCGTTCCATTCCGCACGTACTCCACTTCGGAGTCCGCCTCTCCATCGCCTTCACTGGGTATGGGGCAGCTGGCATCGTGACTGTCGCGCGCCTTGGACGTTATGTGCACTCCACAGGTCTCGCAGTGATACCAACTTGCCTGGTTTTTCTTACTACTCGACTTTGGCGGCATTCtgattatttgttttgttttgtttctggctCCACGCACGCTGCGTGTGAATGGCGAAACGGTGAGGCTGCAGTGCGGTAGCGCCGAAATGCCACAAGTGGCCGTGGCGGGGGTGGTTTATTCAGGTTTATCGATAGCTGCGTAGTGCAGCCACTGGGATTTACATACATGGCTTGTGACTCACACAGACTTTGAAAAGAAGTGCAAAAACACAGAGCGAGTGGTGAAACAGATCCAATGAGTAGCGAAGCCTCATCACTGCAGATGGACCAGACGCAGGCAGGCCCCAGCCTGGCACCGCCCAGCCCACTGGCGGAGCCCCTGACGAACACAGATTTCTACATAGGAGTGGGCCTGGCCATTTCGTCCTGCTTCTTCATCGGTTCCAGTTTCATCATCAAGAAGAAGGCGCTCCTTCGTCTGAGCAGGTTTGGCGAGGTGCGGGCATCGGCTGGCGGATTTGGTTACTTACGCGAGTGGATCTGGTGGGCGGGGCTGCTGACAAGTGAGTAAAGACAAACAATTTCGCTTATCACAGCCTTTCATTCCACTGTCCGTTGTCATTGTCTTTGCAGTGGGCCTGGGTGAGGCGGCAAACTTTGCGGCCTATGCCTTTGCGCCCGCCTCCCTGGTCACCCCCCTGGGTGCACTGAGCGTGATAATTTCGTCGGTGATGGCCTCCAGGTTCCTCAACGAGAAACTCAATCTGCTGGGCAAAATTGGCTGCTTTCTGTGCATACTCGGATCCACCATCATAGTGATACACTCgcccaaggagaaggaggtggaggatCTGCAATTGCTCTTCGATATGCTGCTGGATCCggtgtttattttgtatgtcACCTGCATCATTGGCTCCACGGCCTTTGTGGCGTGCTTCGTTGCTCCGCGGCATGGTCACACGAACGTTGTGGTGTACATATTTCTGTGCTCGGGCATTGGCTCGCTGACCGTCATGAGCTGCAAggctctgggtctggccaTCCGGCAGACCCTGGCCAACGGTGGCAATGTCTTTCTCACCTGGATGCCTTGGTTCCTGATTGTCATCACCGTCACCTTCATTGCCATCCAGATGAACTATCTGAACAAGGCGCTAGACATTTTCAACACCAGCATTGTGACGCCTGTGTATTATGTGATGTTTACGACTCTGGTGATCACTGCATCGGCAATTCTCTTCAAGGAGTTTACCCACATGCGTTTCGACGATATCCTGGGAGATGTTTGCGGCTTTCTCATAGTCATTACGGCTGTGTTTCTGCTGAACGCCTTCAGGGATATCGATCTAACGCTCAACGACGTGCGGGGCCTGATGCGACCCAAAATGCAGCGGGTTTCCCAGTACGATGACGATGTTTTGGTCACCACAAACATCAAGGAGCGGCGTCTTTCATACGGATCCGGTGATGTCTTCCGCAAGGCATGACACAAGCAACGTTATCAGGTTTAGTTCTATCCCACACAGCGTACAACCTGAGGAGAAACTTAACTTGTAGACTTGTAGCTTtgacccaaaaaaacaaaacaaaaattatgcataTCACTTGCCcatcaacacacacaacccacccACCCTCATACATTTATTGTTCCTTCTTTTCTTGTTATCCCGTTAGTGTAAGTAGGAGTGTTTAGGCAtataaacttaattaaaacgaTCTATTTTAATTCTCTTGAAGTTTTCTTTGCAGTTTTTGTCAGATACAAATCGAAATGTTTAAATTGTATCGGTATCGATAGGTCGTTGCTCCCCTGTGAATAGCAAAAGTTCCATCTATAAATTTGCAAGTGGAAATTTGTATAGCTACAGTTATCTCTTAGCCTTTTGTTGTATACTTTGGTTGAAATATGAGTCTTGTGCGCCTAAAACTACTACGCAACATCCAAAAATGCTCCATTGGACCGCACTGGGTCGATTTTCTAAAGGCCACCACCGCTGTGAATGTCAACTTCCCAGCACCGGCCGCCATTAGAAcggcaacaacttttgcaaaaaaagaaaatcaccTGACACCACGCTCGCctgctgcatttaatttacgCAAGTATTCGTGTGGATCAATAGGAAAAACCATGGAGGAGAATTGTGTTGTGCCCGATGTTATTGCCAAGGCGCCAAAGGCCACCGCAACTGTGGAATATCCGTGCGACATTGTCGTAAAACCCGGCATGGTGCTGACGCCCACACAGGTGAAGGATCAGCCCAGCGTGAAGTGGGATGCCGACGCCACCAAGCTGTACACCTTGTGCATGACGGACCCGGACGCACCCAGCCGCAAGGAGCCCAAGTACCGTGAGTGGCACCACTGGCTGGTCGGCAACATTCCCGGCGGCGACATTGCCAAGGGCGAGGTGCTGTCCGCCTACATTGGCTCGGGTCCCCCGCCAGACACTGGCTTGCATCGCTACGTGTTCCTCATCTACGAGCAAAAGGGCAAGCTCGACTTTGACGAGAAGCGTTTGCCCAACACCAGCGGCGATGACCGCGGCGGCTTCAAGATTGCCAAATTTGCCGAGAAATACAATCTGGGCGACCCGGTGGCCGGCAATCTGTACCAGGCCGAGTTCGATGATTATGTGCCCATTCTGTACAAGCAACTGGGTGGCTAAGCTCGCCAAAAACCTCTGCAAAACACGttaaaaacaatatttatgagAATTATATAACTGAAGTAGTCGTCCATTTGGGAATACATtacacaaattgcaaatgccttaaaagacacacacacaccatcgAACCAATTATGAATATAGTTTATAACCTTGTTGCTGGcaataaaattgttaaatacATCGACTGCGAACTTAGAGAGCGTTTCATTGAGGGATATGCGTTCTGCACACTGCAACGACAACATACACAGTCCTATATAAGGCGCACCAAATACGGAACTTTCGGTTCGCAGAATACAAATATCAGCGAAGTACAGTAATATAATGCAAGGGAGTCGAGAATACCAATTGCATTGCAATGTTCCGTTATGCGTGCTGTCTttgcacacaaacgcaaacacGAGTGAATATGCCAAGCCCCGTTGTTTGTCGTTTTGGTGATTCTATTTTGTGTTCACTTTTGCCTTCCGAATCGAGCATCAATGGTCTGCACACGACATTTGTGGCGTTCTCGGAAATTCTCTTTGGCATCAAAACTGCATCGATTTGTGGGTCggtattttatttgttcaatCAATCTGATCTAATTACAAGCTAATTCCTATTGTTTTCATAGGATTTTCATGAATACATGTTTGTAAATTTCATTCGTACAATCTGAATGCATGCAAGCAAGTGAATCTGCTCTGCTGAGTTTTGGATAAGTGTCATTGTCAGTGTCGGGATGTGTGTGGATGGTATGGGATTGGGATTAATCTAGTTTCGGAAAGAGTGTGGTGTGCTCATTCCACTCGGCTGCGCTAATAGACTGAAAAGAAAGAAGGTAAAGGCATCagagaaaatgttaaatgtaatTTCGAACTTGAATGCTTACCACAAGTTCATCAAAGGCTTGCTTGGCCACCCAGTGGAAGCCGGGACTCTTCCATTCACGGGCCGTGGCCTGCTGCTGACGGTTATGCTCCTCCTTGGCCTCAGCCTCTGTGGCTGTCGATGGCTCCGACACTTGCTTGTATTTGGCCCACAGATTGATCATGGTGCGCATCTTGTGTACCCAAAGGGCATTGGGTATGTTGCGTATAATGTTTTGGACTTCCTCCTTGTTCGCGTCCGTCAGGTTCTCCAAAAAGGTTAGATTCATCAGCGTGAAAATCGTCTTCATGGTGTCGAAGGGCACATCTGTATTCTTCTCCAAGCCAAAGTGGGCCTGCTTGATGACAGCATCGATCACCTGCGCGGTGGTTAGCTTCGGGAAATTAGGCAAGAAACTGTGCTCCAAATTGAGATTGCCACAGGCTTTCAGCTGTTTGTCGATCTCCTCCCCAAGTGGCTTGTGATCCTTCCACCAGCTGGGCCAGTCCATTTTGCTGGTTGCCTGATGTACGGACACCAAATCGGAGCGCAGACGTTTCCTGGAACGCTTGTGTATCTTACGCGCAGCCTTGAGCTCTTCATCATCCGAATCCTCATTGATAACGACCGCTGCCTCGGTGAACTCCTCCTCACCGGCATATGGGTTTGTACTGTAGATAAAGGTCTGCTCGAAGAAGGCCACCGCATACGATTCGTCCTCAAACTGCGGCAGCTTCTTCGGATCCAAATTGAGAATATATGGCAGCTTAAATCCGCCCATGAGGAAGCCACGCTTGCGGGCCACCTTTAGCCACTTTCTCTCAGACTTTGAAAGCGGCGAACCgactgctggtgctgctggggctacagcggctgctgccgcgcgCTTTTGTCCTGTCAATGAACGAAAGTGTTAGAAGGGATAATATAGGGGAAGCTGTAGGGTAGTGACTTACCTGGTCGTGGTGCTGCTCCAGCGACTGTCGGACCCTTTGCCGGCACTGCGTTCTGGGCTCTGACTGGCAGCGGATTCCGACTGGTAATGACAGCGCCCGGCTGATTCGGTCCGATATTGTTGGGCTTCCTTAGATTGAGTCTCAGGTTGCGCAGCTTTATTTGATTGCGTGAAGGAATCATTGGTTGGTTCTGCACAGTTCCAGGTACGCGTGCGACGGCTTTGCGTTGGGCATTGGGTGCGGGACCCGAGGCATTGCGTGGAGCGTTGCCAACAGGACCGGCGCCTCCTATGCGTGGATTGGCAGCAGGACCGGCTCCTGCTATTCGTggattggcagtggcagccacggGATTCCGTACTGCTGGAACTCTAGCCGCATTGGCACTGATCAAGGCCACAGTTTTTGGATTGTTGCGAATAccttgaatatttttaatggctggtgctggtgccggtTTGCGGATGACGCCGCCGTTGTTCAGATTCTTCTTGGGTGAATTCTGGTTACGCTTGGAGTTGAAGGCCCTCTGGCTGGCCTCCCAGGGAGAcagattgccattgccatttccattcccgttgccattgccattgccgctgtTAACCGCCTGATACCCCAAGTCTTGGAATAAAGACGATTGCTGCGTATTGGAGTTGTTCCAAGACCGGGCGTTGCCATCGTTATAGCTGCGCCGTTCGTTCTGCGGAAAGTTGCGGCTGTTGTTCTGGACACCAAAGTTGCCACCAGATGGACCGACATTATTCATGCCAATGTTGTTGTTAAAGCTGGAACCAGTAGGCCCAAAGTTGTCCACATTGGAGCCAGAGTTTCCGTAATTATTGCCACGGAAATTGTCATTAaagttgccgccgccgccaacgcCATAAGAGTTGCGATCGGCATCATTATAGTTGGAGCGCTGCTGATCCCCAAAGTTTTGGGAGCGGGCGCCACGATAATTGTCATTAAAGTTGGCCACATCGTTGGAGGGGCCAACGTTAGTGGAACGATTCTGGCTCCGTTGCGAATCATTGTAGAAGCGCCCATTGTTGTCGCCGAAGCTGGTGCTCGACTGTGGCCCACGGTAGTTGTTGTCCAAGTTACGAAAATCGGAATTGAAGTTAGAACTCACCGAATTCCGATTGACAAAGCTCGGCGCATCATTGCTGTCAGTGCGGCCAAAGTTACCAAAATTGCTTGGCAGATCCCGAGAATCTCCCAAGTGCCCCGTGGGGCCGCCAACTCCTCGGAAATTGTCGTCAAAGTCTCGACGCTGCTGGCTAACGCCAAAGTTATCGTTGGAGTTGCTGTAGCGCTGATTCTGGTTGTTGGAATTGAAGTTGGAGCGGTTTTCCATGCCCCGCGTATAGTTATTCGAGCCTGCATCCCGCGAGATCATCTCCAAGTCCCGCTGGCGACTGTTGTCGTTGTAGGGAAAATTGTTGTCGGTTGTGGGGCGACTGCGAGCAAAGTTGCTTCCCATATCCGGGCTTGAATTCCTGTTACCGAATCCTTGATTATTGCCGCGGTCCAGCtgcaagttgttgttgtggtagCTGATGCCACCACCATCGTTGCCGAAGTTTGGCGCATAAAACGCGGCACCAGGGCCAGAGCCGCTTAAGTTACCGATTCCCACACGACGCTGGCCAATGCCATAAGCTTCATTCTTGTTGCGAAAGTCCATTACTGCGCGAGTTAGCTTTTTTCAGAAACCACTTTGATGCTACTAAttctttaatataaatatttataatgattttCTGGCCTCATAAACACTTTTCACAAATTTTTTCACAATCGTCTGTCAGGGCTGCATTACCGGTAGTGAGCGTGAATtttcgataaaatataccctctGACCCTCAAACATATACCGAAAAATACCGCACcactttcaaaatataccgtacatatgccgttgaaaatttaattttcttatttgaataaaaaaaacagctaTTTGGGATTTTATTTAACcactgaaaatataattttatccggtTCTTTAATCCATTTTTTTTCTACCACAAAACAACTTTtgcaaaaaatgaacaaaacaaGTTTCTGAGCAATGTAACAGAGCGGCATGCAGTGTACACCTCTGGTCACTCTTGGGCGCTCtatattttgctagcaaaAGTGTTTTTGGAGTACCAGGCTTAAAACTGGAAACTTAAAATAAATGGGGGACCATTTTGATTAGTGTTGTCAACAAACAATTCAGTTTCAGCACTATTTATTTAACGTGATGACCACAGGTGCAAGAATACCATAAAGATACCAATAAACATCTTCAACCTAGTACTAAGAAAAGATATAAAATTCGTTGGATGTGAAACAATAAGACTTTTACTGCTTTCCTCCCAAATTTAGAAAGATGAAATTTCCGGGACACaagacaaaataaataaaataccgAATGATACCAGAAAAAGAACGATGGTATTTTTAGctgaaaaatgtacatatttccataGCGAAATGGAACAATAAAAATGGATAAACTTTATACAACAATTCACTGCTCCTTATCCTTTTCAGGGcaataattatacatatttaaaggagaaataaattaatttctttctctcataatttaatacatttttgaaatgaaacaatttatttttaaacattatGAATATATAAGGCGAATGTGCGTACTCTATGTTTTTCTATGATTATTGACTGTAAACAGGAATGCGGACTTGAAGCATctgaaagataaatgaaatttgtatcAAAAAAAGTATAGACTGGGGTTCCAGGGGACTTTTACCTTGCTTGTCTTGTCGAACAGGGCACGGGCGCGATCCTGTTGCAGGCgataatttacaaatttgtcaAAGAGATAGCCGTGCTTCTTGGATTCGACAAGGATGCGATCCTCACCCACATCCAGGTTGACCTCATGCGACGAGACCTATAAAATTTAAGAGTTTAATGATTAATAAATAGttataatattatttgtaAACACATACACAATTGGGTAGATAGATCTCGGCGTGGATTTCATGAACAGCATAATCTCGGATCTGGGCACGTAGCTTGTACTGCAGCTCCTCTGTCTGGCGGCTCTTACGGATTTCAGCCGCATGCTTGTCATCGATCTCCTGGATCAATTTCGAAGGCGGCTGCTTATCCTTGGTGGcttcaactgcagctggaTTACCGGTAACGGACTGGACATGTTTCACATCAGCGTTGCGCACTCGATGGGAGACCAGGGTGCCCATGAACTTGCGATTATTCAGGATGATGGTCTTTTCCATGGATATTTGTACGTTGTATTTCTCGCTTAGGGCCTCGGCGGACAGTTGCTGAAAGAAGTTCTTGAAGAGCTGCGATTTCTGCAACTTGACCAGAAACTGCGGATTGATGGCAATGTCACACACATCGACGGTGTTGTTCGATCGATCCTTGGTTTGTCGCGGATCGGATATGCTCATGGGCACACGAAACGAGCCCGGTGTGGGTGATTCCAGTATGGCAATTAGCTCCTCTTCAGTGACATCTTCGGGCGCTGGAACCTCCGGCGCCTGGCACACATTGATGAAGAACTTCTCATTACTGTTCACCTTGAAGCTCTTCACACAGAAGCCTGACGGAAAATAAGGTGGAAACATTAGTCGTTTTTTTCAAGGAACATTTAGGATATTAAAGATATTATTTATTGCGATTATTATATGCACTTTGCACATTGCGTCAAGGTAGagggaaattgttttattttattctagTTCAATTTACAATTCAATGCTTAAAGTTTATAGAAAATGTTTGCGCATTTTAAATTATGGAATTTCTACGcgtcatttattttttaatgggTTTCTTTATTCCCGGATAGAATTTGTTGTGATCCGGCCAAGAGATTTCACTGATTGCCTGTGgaataaaaatcaatgaaaataaatctgAGTTTGATTTGGGAAATGCTTTTTATGAGAACATACCTTAAGCTCATCAAACGCCTGCTTGGCCAACCAGTGGAACATGGGTGTCTTCCATTTTTTGGCATATCCATTGAGGCAGGAtttgcttatattttttggttgttcCTTCAGGATTTGTTGGTATTTCGCCCACAAATAGACCATGCTACGAAGCTTGTACAGCCACAAATGGTTGGGCACACGCCGTATCAATTTCTCCAGCTGCTCAATATGTTTAATTTGCAGATTGGCCAGGAAAGTTTCGTTCATCAGCATGAAGATGGCCCGCATATTGCGTTGCACAAGGAATGTATTCTTTTCTAATCCGAGGTTGCCCAATCGAAGGACCCTGTTAATCACTTCTTCAGTGGTTTTGTTATTGTAGAGTGGCAAAAAGCGATTCTGCAGATTCCGATTGTCGAACTTCTCCAGCAC
The sequence above is a segment of the Drosophila subobscura isolate 14011-0131.10 chromosome U, UCBerk_Dsub_1.0, whole genome shotgun sequence genome. Coding sequences within it:
- the LOC117900254 gene encoding magnesium transporter NIPA2 — translated: MSSEASSLQMDQTQAGPSLAPPSPLAEPLTNTDFYIGVGLAISSCFFIGSSFIIKKKALLRLSRFGEVRASAGGFGYLREWIWWAGLLTMGLGEAANFAAYAFAPASLVTPLGALSVIISSVMASRFLNEKLNLLGKIGCFLCILGSTIIVIHSPKEKEVEDLQLLFDMLLDPVFILYVTCIIGSTAFVACFVAPRHGHTNVVVYIFLCSGIGSLTVMSCKALGLAIRQTLANGGNVFLTWMPWFLIVITVTFIAIQMNYLNKALDIFNTSIVTPVYYVMFTTLVITASAILFKEFTHMRFDDILGDVCGFLIVITAVFLLNAFRDIDLTLNDVRGLMRPKMQRVSQYDDDVLVTTNIKERRLSYGSGDVFRKA
- the LOC117900253 gene encoding ATPase family protein 2 homolog yields the protein MPPKSSSKKNQASWYHCETCGVHITSKARDSHDASCPIPSEGDGEADSEVEYVRNGTLYTRSLQQRNFEVESLKDLPAKYTNMLVFVSEGAMRLSQLHIGQHVVIESTSQEPLVRIVWPVSEQFLTTVFVTDNDYKSNFANLRGKLLKIRPLDTKCLTAAGSISLRLISESRLKSGQLKDATALLQRAMVNQIYCQGTKIHLNFFNKSLTFRLESWQGAVEDALASLSLEAKPLQFVQVTNVTRVQLIPQEDEEQQLKEQTSSFRITKSQIGGLDKQVELVEESMEYALGLRTVPAGLKVSRGMLLYGATGCGKSMVLEAMTAVAEERSQRNVQIIRINSGEVYSKFLGETEQNLAAIFERAYAHYPQPTLLLIEDVHNLCPKQESNDLVKRVSLAFLSLLDQLSSPRQLRGSRTFLLATSSQIDALHPSIRRAGRLDSELELGVPSPQARQAIIQCLIQSVEHHLSTEDVAQIATISHGYVGADLANLVYTAMLQAQPQALQLKHLQEALISVKPSAMREVLIECPNVQWSDIGGQSELRLAMQQAIEWPLLHAEKFQRLGIKPPRGILMFGPPGCSKTMIAKALATESKLNFLSIKGPELFSMWVGESERAVREVFRKARQVAPSIVFFDEIDAIGGERAEGDGSGSGSGSSVKERVLTQLLTELDGVEALQNVTIVAATNRPDLIDKALLRPGRIDRILYVGLPKADARSEILHIKLRTMPLAKDVQVDKLVELTDGYSGAEIQAVCHEAAMRALEQSFEAEQVDWSHFEHALTAVQPRTSPELLRLYEDYLKRK
- the LOC117901010 gene encoding uncharacterized protein LOC117901010 isoform X2, which translates into the protein MDFRNKNEAYGIGQRRVGIGNLSGSGPGAAFYAPNFGNDGGGISYHNNNLQLDRGNNQGFGNRNSSPDMGSNFARSRPTTDNNFPYNDNSRQRDLEMISRDAGSNNYTRGMENRSNFNSNNQNQRYSNSNDNFGVSQQRRDFDDNFRGVGGPTGHLGDSRDLPSNFGNFGRTDSNDAPSFVNRNSSSTSFGDNNGRFYNDSQRSQNRSTNVGPSNDVANFNDNYRGARSQNFGDQQRSNYNDADRNSYGVGGGGNFNDNFRGNNYGNSGSNVDNFGPTGSSFNNNIGMNNVGPSGGNFGVQNNSRNFPQNERRSYNDGNARSWNNSNTQQSSLFQDLGYQAVNSGNGNGNGNGNGNGNLSPWEASQRAFNSKRNQNSPKKNLNNGGVIRKPAPAPAIKNIQGIRNNPKTVALISANAARVPAVRNPVAATANPRIAGAGPAANPRIGGAGPVGNAPRNASGPAPNAQRKAVARVPGTVQNQPMIPSRNQIKLRNLRLNLRKPNNIGPNQPGAVITSRNPLPVRAQNAVPAKGPTVAGAAPRPGQKRAAAAAVAPAAPAVGSPLSKSERKWLKVARKRGFLMGGFKLPYILNLDPKKLPQFEDESYAVAFFEQTFIYSTNPYAGEEEFTEAAVVINEDSDDEELKAARKIHKRSRKRLRSDLVSVHQATSKMDWPSWWKDHKPLGEEIDKQLKACGNLNLEHSFLPNFPKLTTAQVIDAVIKQAHFGLEKNTDVPFDTMKTIFTLMNLTFLENLTDANKEEVQNIIRNIPNALWVHKMRTMINLWAKYKQVSEPSTATEAEAKEEHNRQQQATAREWKSPGFHWVAKQAFDELVSISAAEWNEHTTLFPKLD
- the LOC117901010 gene encoding myb-like protein A isoform X1, giving the protein MDFRNKNEAYGIGQRRVGIGNLSGSGPGAAFYAPNFGNDGGGISYHNNNLQLDRGNNQGFGNRNSSPDMGSNFARSRPTTDNNFPYNDNSRQRDLEMISRDAGSNNYTRGMENRSNFNSNNQNQRYSNSNDNFGVSQQRRDFDDNFRGVGGPTGHLGDSRDLPSNFGNFGRTDSNDAPSFVNRNSVSSNFNSDFRNLDNNYRGPQSSTSFGDNNGRFYNDSQRSQNRSTNVGPSNDVANFNDNYRGARSQNFGDQQRSNYNDADRNSYGVGGGGNFNDNFRGNNYGNSGSNVDNFGPTGSSFNNNIGMNNVGPSGGNFGVQNNSRNFPQNERRSYNDGNARSWNNSNTQQSSLFQDLGYQAVNSGNGNGNGNGNGNGNLSPWEASQRAFNSKRNQNSPKKNLNNGGVIRKPAPAPAIKNIQGIRNNPKTVALISANAARVPAVRNPVAATANPRIAGAGPAANPRIGGAGPVGNAPRNASGPAPNAQRKAVARVPGTVQNQPMIPSRNQIKLRNLRLNLRKPNNIGPNQPGAVITSRNPLPVRAQNAVPAKGPTVAGAAPRPGQKRAAAAAVAPAAPAVGSPLSKSERKWLKVARKRGFLMGGFKLPYILNLDPKKLPQFEDESYAVAFFEQTFIYSTNPYAGEEEFTEAAVVINEDSDDEELKAARKIHKRSRKRLRSDLVSVHQATSKMDWPSWWKDHKPLGEEIDKQLKACGNLNLEHSFLPNFPKLTTAQVIDAVIKQAHFGLEKNTDVPFDTMKTIFTLMNLTFLENLTDANKEEVQNIIRNIPNALWVHKMRTMINLWAKYKQVSEPSTATEAEAKEEHNRQQQATAREWKSPGFHWVAKQAFDELVSISAAEWNEHTTLFPKLD
- the LOC117902178 gene encoding PIH1 domain-containing protein 1 isoform X3, which produces MARRTNFIDGNDSFREQNLRFVRNEFEDNMNQFFGGANPSGNTQQQQAPPRDALIVQPTPGFCVKSFKVNSNEKFFINVCQAPEVPAPEDVTEEELIAILESPTPGSFRVPMSISDPRQTKDRSNNTVDVCDIAINPQFLVKLQKSQLFKNFFQQLSAEALSEKYNVQISMEKTIILNNRKFMGTLVSHRVRNADVKHVQSVTGNPAAVEATKDKQPPSKLIQEIDDKHAAEIRKSRQTEELQYKLRAQIRDYAVHEIHAEIYLPNCVSSHEVNLDVGEDRILVESKKHGYLFDKFVNYRLQQDRARALFDKTSKMLQVRIPVYSQ
- the LOC117900255 gene encoding protein D3 gives rise to the protein MSLVRLKLLRNIQKCSIGPHWVDFLKATTAVNVNFPAPAAIRTATTFAKKENHLTPRSPAAFNLRKYSCGSIGKTMEENCVVPDVIAKAPKATATVEYPCDIVVKPGMVLTPTQVKDQPSVKWDADATKLYTLCMTDPDAPSRKEPKYREWHHWLVGNIPGGDIAKGEVLSAYIGSGPPPDTGLHRYVFLIYEQKGKLDFDEKRLPNTSGDDRGGFKIAKFAEKYNLGDPVAGNLYQAEFDDYVPILYKQLGG